A region from the Bacillus sp. (in: firmicutes) genome encodes:
- the recF gene encoding DNA replication/repair protein RecF, translated as MYIERLQLMDYRNYESLEVDFENKVNVILGENAQGKTNVMESIYVLAMAKSHRTSNDKDLIRWDRDYAKIKGRIKKHHGSVPLELVISKKGKKAKCNHLEQKKLSQYIGNMNVVMFAPEDLHLVKGSPQVRRRFIDMEIGQVSSVYLHEMSQYQKILQQRNHYLKLLQMKKNNDETMLDVLTEQFIQLAIRVMQRRFEFIRLLEEWARPIHAGISRGLEELKIIYKPSIHVSEEMNWSKMVNIIEEKMADIRTKEIERGVTLVGPHRDDVQFLVNGRDVQTFGSQGQQRTTALSVKLAEIELIHSEIGEYPILLLDDVLSELDDYRQSHLLNTIQGKVQTFVTTTSVDGIDHETLNEASTYRVEAGTMMRVK; from the coding sequence ATGTATATTGAGCGTTTACAATTAATGGATTATCGAAATTATGAATCGCTAGAAGTGGACTTTGAAAATAAAGTGAACGTCATTCTTGGAGAAAATGCGCAAGGAAAAACGAATGTAATGGAATCGATCTATGTGTTAGCCATGGCAAAATCCCATCGAACGTCCAATGATAAAGATTTAATCCGTTGGGATAGGGATTATGCTAAAATAAAAGGGAGGATAAAAAAACATCACGGATCGGTTCCACTTGAACTTGTCATCTCTAAAAAAGGAAAAAAAGCGAAATGCAATCACCTTGAGCAGAAAAAATTAAGTCAATACATCGGAAATATGAACGTTGTCATGTTTGCGCCTGAAGATCTCCACCTTGTAAAGGGGAGCCCTCAAGTAAGGCGTCGTTTTATTGATATGGAAATTGGCCAAGTCTCATCCGTTTACTTACACGAGATGAGTCAATATCAAAAAATATTACAACAACGAAACCATTATTTAAAACTGTTGCAAATGAAAAAAAACAACGATGAAACGATGCTTGATGTATTGACGGAGCAATTTATCCAGTTAGCCATTCGAGTGATGCAAAGACGCTTTGAATTCATCCGTTTATTAGAAGAATGGGCTCGCCCAATTCATGCAGGCATCTCACGAGGACTAGAAGAGTTAAAAATTATATATAAACCGTCCATTCATGTATCAGAAGAGATGAATTGGTCAAAAATGGTTAACATAATCGAGGAAAAAATGGCTGATATTCGGACGAAAGAAATAGAACGGGGAGTAACACTTGTAGGTCCACACCGTGATGATGTTCAATTTTTAGTGAATGGAAGAGACGTGCAAACGTTCGGTTCCCAAGGGCAGCAGCGGACGACTGCTTTGTCAGTGAAATTGGCAGAAATCGAATTAATTCATTCAGAAATTGGGGAGTATCCGATTTTATTGTTGGACGATGTCTTATCGGAACTGGACGATTATCGCCAGTCCCATTTATTAAATACAATTCAAGGGAAAGTTCAAACGTTTGTAACAACGACCAGTGTGGATGGCATTGACCATGAAACGTTGAACGAAGCCTCCACGTATCGTGTAGAAGCTGGGACAATGATGAGAGTTAAATGA
- a CDS encoding DUF370 domain-containing protein: MYVHVGGDVMVQMKEIIAILDYSVMDDSKEMETWLTANEKKVIRLSKRITKSIVITDHKIYLSPLASTTLKKRSETSIQ; this comes from the coding sequence GTGTATGTCCATGTGGGCGGAGACGTCATGGTACAAATGAAAGAAATTATTGCGATTCTCGATTATTCAGTGATGGATGATTCAAAAGAAATGGAAACATGGCTCACCGCTAACGAAAAAAAAGTGATCCGTCTTTCCAAACGCATAACGAAATCTATCGTTATTACGGATCATAAAATCTATCTCTCTCCTCTTGCTTCTACCACTTTAAAAAAACGCTCGGAAACATCTATTCAATGA
- the yaaA gene encoding S4 domain-containing protein YaaA, which translates to MVKEIYIQTDTITLGQFLKLADIIQTGGMAKWFLSENDVYINGEQDQRRGRKLRVGDVIKIPGFGTFKISQ; encoded by the coding sequence GTGGTAAAGGAGATTTATATTCAAACCGACACTATCACTTTAGGTCAGTTTTTAAAATTAGCGGATATTATTCAAACAGGTGGCATGGCCAAATGGTTTTTAAGTGAAAACGACGTATATATTAACGGTGAACAAGATCAGCGCCGAGGGCGTAAACTTCGAGTCGGTGATGTGATTAAAATCCCAGGTTTTGGTACTTTTAAAATTTCCCAATAA
- the gyrB gene encoding DNA topoisomerase (ATP-hydrolyzing) subunit B codes for MAMEQKEKQLQTYDENQIQVLEGLEAVRKRPGMYIGSTSAKGLHHLVWEIVDNSIDEALAGFCNEINVTIEADNSITVQDNGRGIPVGIHEKMGRPAVEVIMTVLHAGGKFGGGGYKVSGGLHGVGASVVNALSSETEVYVHRDGKIYYQKYERGVPCFDLKVVGETDRTGTTTHFKPDPEIFTETTEFDYETLSNRLRELAFLNRGIKITIEDKRTENRKNEYYYEGGIKSYVEHLNRTKEVLHEEPIYIEGEKDGITVEISLQYNDGFSSNIYSFANNIHTYEGGTHESGFKTALTRVINDYARKHQIFKENDPNLSGEDVREGLTAIVSVKHPDPQFEGQTKTKLGNSEARAITDAIFAEQFEKFLLENPSVAKKIVEKGVMAARARLAAKKARELTRRKNALEISNLPGKLADCSSRDPNISELYIVEGDSAGGSAKQGRDRHFQAILPLRGKIINVEKARLDKILSNNEVRTIITALGTGIGEDFDISKARYHKIVIMTDADVDGAHIRTLLLTFFYRYMRQIIEAGYIYIAQPPLYKITQGKRVEYAYNDRQLEEILASLPSQPKPGIQRYKGLGEMNPEQLWETTMNPETRTLLQVSLEDAIEADETFEILMGDKVEPRRQFIEENALYVKNLDI; via the coding sequence ATGGCGATGGAACAAAAGGAAAAGCAATTACAAACGTACGATGAAAATCAGATACAGGTTCTTGAAGGTTTAGAAGCTGTTCGTAAACGTCCTGGTATGTACATCGGTTCCACAAGCGCAAAAGGCTTACACCATCTCGTTTGGGAAATCGTTGATAATAGTATTGATGAAGCGTTAGCTGGTTTCTGTAATGAAATAAACGTAACGATTGAAGCGGATAACAGTATTACGGTACAAGATAATGGGCGCGGAATTCCTGTTGGAATCCATGAAAAAATGGGTCGACCAGCAGTTGAAGTCATTATGACGGTTCTTCATGCTGGAGGAAAATTCGGCGGTGGCGGCTATAAAGTATCAGGTGGTTTACACGGGGTTGGTGCATCCGTCGTAAACGCATTGTCTTCAGAAACAGAAGTATACGTTCACCGAGATGGAAAGATTTATTACCAAAAATACGAACGAGGCGTTCCATGTTTTGATTTAAAAGTTGTTGGTGAAACGGATCGTACTGGAACAACGACTCATTTTAAACCGGATCCAGAGATTTTTACGGAAACGACTGAGTTTGATTACGAAACTTTGTCTAACCGATTACGTGAATTAGCGTTTTTAAATCGTGGCATTAAAATCACGATTGAAGATAAACGGACTGAAAATCGAAAAAATGAATATTACTACGAAGGCGGAATTAAATCGTACGTTGAACACTTAAACCGTACGAAAGAAGTCCTTCATGAAGAACCGATTTACATTGAAGGAGAAAAAGACGGAATTACCGTGGAAATTTCTTTACAATATAACGATGGTTTTTCAAGTAACATTTATTCCTTTGCAAACAATATTCATACGTACGAAGGTGGTACCCACGAATCGGGATTTAAAACCGCTTTAACACGTGTTATCAATGATTATGCGCGGAAACATCAAATTTTTAAAGAAAACGATCCTAATTTATCAGGAGAAGATGTACGTGAAGGTCTAACCGCTATTGTTTCGGTGAAGCATCCTGACCCGCAATTTGAAGGGCAAACGAAGACGAAATTAGGAAACTCTGAAGCGCGGGCAATCACTGATGCTATTTTTGCGGAGCAATTTGAAAAGTTTCTACTAGAAAATCCTTCCGTAGCGAAGAAAATTGTTGAAAAAGGAGTCATGGCTGCGCGCGCACGTTTAGCGGCGAAAAAAGCTCGTGAACTGACAAGACGGAAAAATGCATTAGAAATATCGAACTTACCAGGGAAGTTAGCAGATTGCTCATCAAGAGACCCAAACATAAGCGAACTTTACATCGTTGAGGGGGACTCAGCGGGAGGTTCTGCCAAACAAGGTCGAGACCGCCATTTCCAAGCAATTTTACCGTTGCGTGGAAAAATTATTAACGTAGAAAAAGCCCGTTTAGACAAGATTTTGTCCAATAATGAAGTCCGGACTATTATTACCGCGCTGGGAACCGGGATTGGTGAAGATTTTGATATTTCCAAGGCGCGTTATCATAAAATCGTGATTATGACCGACGCCGATGTGGACGGAGCGCACATTCGAACATTGTTGCTCACGTTCTTCTATCGCTATATGCGACAAATTATTGAAGCGGGTTATATATATATTGCCCAGCCACCTTTATATAAAATTACGCAAGGAAAACGGGTGGAATATGCCTATAACGATCGACAGTTAGAGGAGATTTTAGCTTCTTTACCATCCCAACCAAAGCCAGGTATTCAACGTTACAAAGGTCTGGGTGAAATGAATCCAGAACAACTTTGGGAAACAACGATGAATCCAGAAACGCGAACGCTTCTTCAAGTAAGTCTTGAGGATGCGATTGAAGCGGATGAAACATTTGAAATATTAATGGGTGACAAAGTTGAACCGCGCAGGCAATTTATTGAAGAAAATGCGTTATACGTGAAAAACTTAGATATTTAA